The Candidatus Manganitrophaceae bacterium genome window below encodes:
- a CDS encoding 6-bladed beta-propeller, which produces MRKLRSLSLKNQKGTSKGKGMKQVLVFGLFIFILGGCGAKTLQREPDLFWPPPPEIPRIKFIRTISSSSDVEKKSFSDRLKSVLFGGKSGAALVKPYAVFTTPDGRVYVADSGWRKVLVFDPKRERFFMIGVDGPGALAGPLGVTADENGRIYVTDSVLRKCFVYDAEGKYLFDMGDLNRLERPVGVAVNNKLKRVYIADTRKHRIFVFDMEGNFLFEFGKRGNKDGEFNFPANLFIDTKGKIYITDMNFRVQIFDPEGKYLSQFGSVGTGFGQFSLPKGIGVDSQGNIYVVDSRFNNVQIFRPDGRLLLFFGEFGGEKGQFWLPAGLTIDKEDRIYVADQYNHRIDVFQYIGPKESHERPADQKQMPQDKEGNFRLTDERPKDANKKE; this is translated from the coding sequence ATGAGAAAATTGAGGAGTCTGTCCCTGAAAAACCAAAAAGGTACGTCGAAAGGAAAAGGAATGAAGCAGGTTCTCGTCTTTGGTTTATTTATTTTCATCCTGGGTGGCTGCGGCGCAAAGACACTCCAGAGAGAACCCGATCTCTTCTGGCCGCCCCCGCCTGAGATACCGCGGATAAAATTTATCAGGACGATTTCATCCTCCAGCGACGTTGAGAAGAAAAGCTTTTCAGATCGATTGAAGTCCGTACTCTTCGGAGGAAAATCCGGGGCCGCTCTGGTGAAGCCCTATGCTGTATTCACGACACCGGACGGACGGGTCTATGTTGCGGATTCAGGATGGCGAAAAGTCCTCGTTTTTGATCCGAAAAGGGAACGTTTTTTCATGATCGGAGTCGATGGCCCCGGCGCGTTGGCAGGACCTCTGGGTGTCACCGCGGATGAGAATGGACGGATCTATGTGACCGACTCCGTACTCCGCAAGTGCTTTGTTTACGACGCTGAAGGAAAGTACCTCTTTGACATGGGGGATTTGAACCGATTAGAGCGCCCGGTCGGCGTCGCCGTCAATAATAAGCTGAAGAGAGTTTATATTGCCGACACCCGGAAACATCGGATTTTTGTCTTTGATATGGAAGGGAATTTTCTTTTTGAATTTGGAAAACGGGGCAATAAAGACGGTGAATTCAATTTTCCAGCCAACCTGTTTATTGATACTAAAGGGAAGATCTATATCACCGACATGAATTTCAGGGTCCAGATTTTTGACCCGGAGGGGAAATACCTTTCACAATTTGGCAGTGTTGGAACCGGCTTCGGCCAGTTTTCACTTCCGAAAGGGATCGGCGTCGATTCTCAGGGAAATATCTATGTCGTGGACTCCCGCTTTAACAATGTTCAGATCTTTCGTCCGGATGGAAGACTCCTCCTCTTTTTCGGTGAATTCGGGGGAGAAAAGGGCCAGTTCTGGCTGCCCGCAGGCTTGACAATTGACAAAGAAGACCGGATTTATGTTGCAGATCAGTATAACCACCGCATTGATGTCTTTCAATATATCGGGCCAAAAGAGAGTCACGAAAGACCTGCAGACCAGAAACAGATGCCTCAGGACAAAGAAGGGAATTTCCGTCTGACCGACGAGAGACCGAAAGATGCAAACAAGAAAGAGTAA
- a CDS encoding 6-bladed beta-propeller, translating to MVDRPLLRYRVWQPIHLCTRLKVILMLRDLFRYAIVGMTLFSLSACAAAPVKVEAPLFWPDPPDPPKIKYLKSLSEPKDIGVNQSWFKRVLRFIFGKGRTSYIIRPSGIAVDDHGGVYIADTGLQVVHHFDQTENKYRQFFRISPRLRLQNPIGVALDGSNHVYVSDADLNRVFVFDPKGKLARVIGNDEEIKRISGIAIDRMQERLYVVDTMGHRLLVYSLSGEKTGVIGKRGIQDGEFNFPTYATVDSEGRLYVSDSLNFRVQVFDRDGNYQSQMGSLGNRLGQFSRPKGVAVDQEQNIYVVDSLFDTIQIFNPSGELLLHFGKTGVERGTFWLPAGIAVDPQGRIYVADTYNKRVQIFQLLREEEIPAG from the coding sequence ATGGTCGACAGACCGCTCCTCCGGTATCGAGTATGGCAGCCAATCCATCTTTGCACGCGCCTCAAGGTCATTTTAATGCTCCGAGACTTGTTCCGATACGCTATTGTAGGGATGACGCTTTTCAGCCTTTCCGCCTGTGCGGCTGCACCCGTCAAGGTAGAAGCCCCTCTTTTCTGGCCGGACCCGCCCGATCCCCCAAAGATAAAGTACCTGAAGAGCCTATCGGAACCGAAAGATATCGGCGTCAACCAGTCCTGGTTCAAAAGAGTCCTTCGCTTTATTTTCGGAAAGGGACGCACTTCCTACATCATCCGCCCCTCAGGCATTGCCGTGGATGATCATGGCGGCGTCTATATCGCCGACACAGGCCTACAGGTTGTCCACCATTTTGACCAGACTGAGAACAAGTACCGTCAGTTCTTCAGGATCTCTCCAAGGCTGCGCCTGCAAAACCCGATCGGCGTGGCCCTCGATGGATCCAACCACGTTTATGTCTCCGATGCGGACCTGAACCGCGTCTTTGTTTTTGACCCGAAGGGAAAGTTGGCCCGGGTCATCGGGAACGATGAAGAGATTAAAAGGATCTCCGGCATCGCAATCGACAGGATGCAGGAACGACTTTATGTGGTCGATACCATGGGGCACCGCCTGCTTGTCTATAGCCTCTCAGGAGAAAAAACAGGCGTCATCGGAAAGCGCGGCATCCAGGATGGAGAATTTAATTTCCCAACCTATGCCACGGTCGATTCAGAAGGCCGTCTCTATGTGTCCGACTCCCTTAACTTCAGGGTTCAGGTCTTCGACCGGGACGGGAATTACCAGTCACAAATGGGCTCACTCGGGAACAGACTCGGTCAATTTTCCCGGCCAAAAGGGGTCGCAGTCGATCAGGAACAAAATATTTACGTGGTCGATTCCCTTTTCGACACAATTCAGATATTTAATCCTTCAGGGGAATTGCTCCTCCATTTTGGAAAAACAGGGGTCGAACGGGGCACATTCTGGCTACCCGCAGGGATTGCGGTTGATCCGCAGGGACGTATCTATGTGGCCGATACCTACAATAAACGAGTTCAGATTTTTCAACTGCTAAGGGAAGAGGAGATCCCGGCAGGCTAG
- a CDS encoding carotenoid 1,2-hydratase → MNKRLLMRVLVLTLFLSLSALGAKAAPGEKRFEDARPGYAYTFPRDHGSHPKFKIEWWYFTGNLESKTGKEYGYELTFFRRGIANPKVLENPSRWAVREIYLAHFAVTDLAGGRFHYQEKISRAAVGKAGAKEDYLEVWIDRWQAVQEGEQIHLQAGGRSQEKNGWQIDLMLSPSKPLVIHGKSGISRKGEEEGQASHYYSYTRLETRGSLWIDGKEEQVTGSSWMDHEFSTSVLNDAQIGWDWFSIQLEDQSEVMIYQIRRKGGEKDSVSSGTVISPDGRARHLGANSFSLTPVQNWKSQESGAVYPVEWRIEIPSEQLVLTSKPLLPEQELITAKSTRVTYWEGASRFEGTKAGKEISGKGYIELTGYAEPFTDSLPE, encoded by the coding sequence ATGAATAAGCGGTTACTGATGAGGGTCCTTGTCTTGACTCTCTTCCTTTCCCTCAGCGCTTTAGGGGCCAAGGCTGCGCCAGGGGAAAAGCGGTTTGAGGACGCCAGGCCGGGCTATGCCTACACTTTTCCGAGGGACCATGGGTCCCACCCCAAATTTAAAATTGAATGGTGGTATTTTACGGGGAACCTCGAATCGAAAACAGGGAAAGAATACGGATATGAGTTGACATTCTTTAGGCGCGGGATCGCGAACCCGAAAGTCCTGGAAAACCCTTCTCGATGGGCAGTCAGGGAGATCTATCTGGCCCACTTTGCCGTAACAGACCTGGCCGGTGGACGTTTCCATTACCAGGAGAAGATCAGCCGGGCAGCCGTCGGGAAGGCGGGAGCCAAAGAGGATTACCTGGAGGTCTGGATTGACCGCTGGCAGGCCGTTCAAGAAGGAGAACAAATCCACCTTCAGGCGGGTGGGAGATCTCAGGAAAAAAACGGGTGGCAGATCGATTTGATGCTTTCTCCCTCAAAACCCCTTGTCATTCATGGTAAGAGCGGGATCAGCCGTAAGGGAGAAGAAGAGGGCCAGGCCTCCCATTACTATTCCTACACAAGGCTTGAAACACGCGGTTCTCTCTGGATCGATGGAAAGGAAGAACAGGTCACCGGGAGTTCTTGGATGGATCATGAATTCAGCACCAGTGTTCTCAATGACGCCCAGATCGGATGGGATTGGTTCTCCATCCAGTTGGAGGACCAGAGCGAAGTGATGATTTACCAGATCCGGAGAAAAGGCGGTGAAAAAGATTCGGTATCGAGCGGTACGGTGATCTCTCCCGATGGAAGGGCACGCCACCTTGGGGCCAATTCTTTCTCATTAACGCCAGTACAGAACTGGAAGAGCCAAGAAAGCGGAGCGGTCTATCCTGTGGAATGGCGGATTGAAATCCCGTCCGAGCAACTGGTCCTGACATCAAAACCGCTTCTTCCGGAACAAGAACTCATTACAGCCAAGAGTACACGCGTAACCTATTGGGAAGGGGCGAGTCGTTTTGAAGGGACGAAGGCCGGAAAGGAAATTTCCGGAAAGGGATATATCGAGTTGACCGGCTATGCCGAACCTTTTACAGATTCTCTCCCTGAGTAG
- a CDS encoding formylglycine-generating enzyme family protein — MNFFSGHLCPASAFQILKIEGYGFTSTILCDFRLESNHFISRKTQPRLNQSFLMSLKKSLVLFFLLFVPFEYTIISLSKKVVPEEMLLVSAGEFIMGSNEVDLEETRGELGNRKPFYLDEHPQHRVTLPEFLIDRTEVTNRAYADFIKVKLRNPPSIWKEGEYPSGQGLLPVVDISWYEARDYCRSVGKRLPTEEEWEKAARGPSGNIYVWGNNFDPMKANVSAGSHGGITMVGRWSSDRSFYGLYDMNGNVMEWTDDWYKPYPDGYYESPDFGEQFKVAKGDAYGESGHYAMSIFSRLPYRQNVLPETRFPFLGFRCAKDW, encoded by the coding sequence ATGAACTTTTTTTCAGGGCACTTATGTCCCGCTTCTGCGTTTCAAATCTTAAAAATAGAGGGCTATGGCTTCACGAGTACCATCCTCTGCGATTTTCGCCTTGAATCGAATCATTTTATCTCCAGAAAAACTCAACCCAGACTTAATCAGAGTTTCCTGATGTCCCTCAAAAAGTCGCTCGTTCTTTTCTTTCTTCTTTTTGTTCCCTTCGAGTACACCATCATCTCTTTAAGCAAGAAGGTTGTCCCGGAGGAGATGCTCCTTGTTTCGGCCGGAGAATTTATCATGGGGAGCAACGAGGTGGATCTGGAGGAAACCCGGGGGGAGTTGGGAAATAGAAAACCCTTCTATCTCGATGAACATCCTCAACATCGCGTCACCTTACCTGAGTTTTTGATCGATCGGACGGAGGTGACCAACCGAGCCTACGCCGATTTCATCAAGGTCAAACTGCGGAACCCACCTTCTATCTGGAAAGAAGGAGAGTATCCCTCCGGACAGGGACTTCTTCCCGTTGTGGATATCAGTTGGTATGAGGCACGCGACTACTGCCGGTCTGTCGGAAAGCGCCTCCCTACGGAGGAAGAATGGGAAAAGGCCGCCCGCGGCCCCTCAGGGAATATCTATGTCTGGGGCAATAACTTTGATCCGATGAAGGCAAATGTCAGCGCCGGCAGTCATGGCGGGATCACCATGGTTGGCCGCTGGAGTAGCGATCGCAGCTTTTACGGCCTCTACGATATGAACGGGAATGTCATGGAGTGGACCGACGACTGGTACAAGCCCTATCCGGATGGCTATTATGAAAGCCCGGATTTTGGAGAACAATTTAAGGTGGCCAAGGGAGATGCCTATGGCGAATCAGGACATTACGCCATGTCGATCTTCTCCCGCCTCCCTTACCGCCAGAACGTCCTGCCGGAAACCCGCTTTCCCTTCCTCGGCTTTCGCTGCGCGAAAGATTGGTAG